In bacterium YEK0313, one genomic interval encodes:
- the gltI_2 gene encoding Glutamate/aspartate periplasmic-binding protein precursor, translating into MRRLWIGLAALVGCLIGAAAAGAQTNPNAPGNPNALAGTLKKARDTGVVTIGYREASFPFSYLDARREPIGYSIDLCRLIVETMSDEIGRELQLKWVPVTSASRFEALTSGQIDLECGSTTQNVERQATASFSPVIFVAGTKLMVRRDAGIRSFRDLRGKTVVVTAGTTNEKALRDVSTRFNIGANIVATPDHDQSFAMFMEGKADAYAGDDILLYGQVARAQADDKVMVVGDFLSYDPYGIMFRRGDPAMAGLVDRMFRTIAESRELEHTYNRWFMHRLPGGERLRLPMSAQLESIFGTLSARPD; encoded by the coding sequence ATGCGACGACTGTGGATCGGCTTGGCAGCCCTGGTCGGCTGCCTGATCGGCGCCGCGGCGGCTGGCGCCCAGACCAATCCCAATGCGCCGGGCAATCCCAACGCGCTTGCGGGCACGCTGAAGAAGGCGCGCGACACGGGGGTGGTGACGATCGGCTACCGTGAGGCGTCATTTCCCTTCTCCTATCTCGACGCCAGGCGCGAGCCGATCGGCTATTCGATCGACCTCTGCCGGCTGATCGTCGAGACCATGAGCGACGAGATCGGCCGCGAGCTGCAGCTGAAATGGGTGCCGGTGACCTCGGCATCGCGTTTCGAAGCCCTGACATCGGGCCAGATCGATCTCGAATGCGGCTCCACCACGCAGAATGTCGAGCGCCAGGCGACCGCCAGCTTCTCGCCGGTCATCTTCGTCGCCGGCACCAAGCTGATGGTGCGCCGGGACGCCGGCATCCGCTCGTTCCGCGACCTGCGCGGCAAGACCGTCGTGGTCACCGCCGGAACCACCAACGAAAAGGCGCTGCGGGACGTCTCGACGCGCTTCAACATCGGCGCGAACATCGTCGCCACGCCCGACCACGACCAGTCCTTCGCCATGTTCATGGAGGGCAAGGCCGATGCCTATGCCGGCGACGACATCCTGCTCTACGGCCAGGTCGCGCGTGCCCAGGCCGACGACAAGGTGATGGTGGTCGGCGACTTCCTGTCCTACGACCCCTACGGCATCATGTTCCGGCGCGGCGATCCGGCCATGGCCGGTCTGGTCGACCGGATGTTCCGCACCATCGCGGAATCGCGCGAGCTGGAGCACACCTATAACCGCTGGTTCATGCACCGCCTGCCCGGCGGCGAGCGCCTGCGGCTGCCGATGAGCGCACAGCTCGAATCGATCTTCGGGACGCTCAGCGCCCGGCCGGACTGA
- the dctB_2 gene encoding C4-dicarboxylate transport sensor protein DctB: MPTIFLNRARIWWAAALGLAAVLVAAAGLAGHRLGYARAMTFLVADSAHRLDLFASNAVLMINRWDRIAGTIELNRDVVELLRDQGPPDKVLTVNRYLHRLNAHLGSDAVFIANVRGLVVGSSNDVRSDDSRLGADVAYRPYYQDALSGFVGRHFALGAAPEEPGFFVAYPVRDREKVIGVAVTKTSLAAIREAFALLGKPALIADRNDVVILASNPDWLYRTLKPLSVDQRVDLELTGMYGEHRIERMPFDLALPSAAEPAGGNALVETTAREAGEPMIAQMRALDGMDWRLLVLSPTGQLRWQADVAAALSALLAGFLLLLAAYLWQWRRIARQRREAREALERTNAELETMVARRTAALTEANDGLRREMAERVQAEATLRAAQDDLVQAAKLAVFGELATGITHELAQPLGAIQTLAGNAGEFMRRGNLAGAQDNLAIIDGLVERMGGIIQPLKSFARKSSTLPEPVDVTLAVTSALFLLDQRLRAGAIQVANRVDAAAPLVWCNRNRLEQILINLIANAIDAMGGAQARHLEIAARRREDGLVAIEIGDSGSGLSPEVARQLFTPFYTTKPAGRGLGLGLTISRGIARDFGGDLNAENRREGGARFILVLPQPPSKAAS; encoded by the coding sequence ATGCCGACCATCTTCCTGAACCGCGCGCGGATCTGGTGGGCCGCAGCCCTGGGGCTCGCCGCCGTGCTGGTCGCCGCCGCCGGCCTTGCCGGCCATCGGCTCGGCTATGCCAGGGCCATGACCTTCCTGGTCGCGGACAGTGCCCACCGGCTCGATCTCTTCGCCTCCAACGCGGTGCTGATGATCAACCGCTGGGACCGCATCGCCGGCACGATCGAGCTCAACCGCGACGTGGTCGAGCTGCTGCGCGACCAGGGGCCGCCGGACAAGGTCCTGACCGTCAACCGCTACCTGCACCGGCTCAACGCCCATCTCGGCAGCGACGCCGTGTTCATCGCCAATGTCCGGGGGCTGGTGGTCGGCTCCAGCAACGACGTCAGGTCCGACGACAGCCGGCTCGGCGCCGACGTCGCCTACAGGCCCTACTACCAGGACGCCCTGTCCGGCTTCGTCGGCCGCCATTTCGCCCTCGGCGCAGCGCCCGAGGAACCGGGCTTCTTCGTCGCCTATCCGGTGCGGGACCGCGAGAAGGTGATCGGGGTCGCCGTCACCAAGACGAGCCTTGCCGCCATCCGCGAGGCCTTCGCCCTGCTCGGCAAGCCTGCGCTGATCGCCGACCGCAACGACGTCGTCATCCTCGCCTCCAATCCGGACTGGCTGTACCGGACGCTGAAGCCGCTCAGCGTCGACCAGCGCGTCGACCTCGAACTGACCGGCATGTATGGCGAGCACCGCATCGAGCGGATGCCGTTCGACCTCGCCCTGCCGAGTGCGGCGGAGCCGGCCGGCGGCAATGCGCTGGTCGAGACCACCGCGCGCGAGGCGGGCGAGCCGATGATCGCCCAGATGCGCGCGCTCGACGGCATGGACTGGCGGCTTCTGGTCCTGTCGCCGACGGGACAGTTGCGCTGGCAGGCCGATGTCGCGGCGGCCCTCTCGGCGCTGCTCGCCGGCTTTCTTCTGCTGCTCGCGGCCTATCTCTGGCAGTGGCGCCGCATCGCCCGGCAGCGCCGCGAGGCGCGGGAGGCGCTGGAGCGCACCAATGCCGAGCTCGAGACCATGGTCGCCAGACGCACCGCCGCGCTCACCGAGGCCAATGACGGGCTGCGGCGCGAGATGGCCGAAAGGGTGCAGGCCGAAGCGACGCTGCGGGCCGCCCAGGATGACCTCGTGCAGGCCGCCAAGCTCGCCGTGTTCGGCGAGCTCGCCACCGGCATCACCCACGAGCTGGCGCAGCCCCTCGGCGCGATCCAGACGCTCGCCGGCAATGCCGGCGAGTTCATGCGCCGGGGCAATCTTGCCGGGGCCCAGGACAACCTCGCCATCATCGACGGCCTGGTCGAGCGGATGGGCGGCATCATCCAGCCGCTCAAGTCCTTCGCGCGCAAGTCGTCGACCTTGCCGGAACCCGTCGATGTGACGCTGGCGGTGACCAGCGCGCTCTTCCTGCTCGACCAGCGCCTGCGCGCCGGTGCGATCCAGGTCGCCAACCGGGTGGATGCGGCGGCGCCGCTGGTCTGGTGCAACCGCAATCGGCTGGAGCAGATCCTGATCAACCTGATCGCCAATGCAATCGACGCCATGGGCGGCGCCCAGGCCCGGCATCTGGAGATCGCCGCGCGGCGGCGCGAGGACGGTCTCGTCGCCATCGAGATCGGCGACAGCGGCAGCGGCCTCAGCCCCGAGGTCGCGCGGCAATTGTTCACGCCCTTCTATACGACCAAGCCGGCCGGCCGGGGCCTCGGTCTCGGCCTCACCATCTCGCGCGGCATCGCCCGCGATTTCGGCGGCGATCTCAACGCCGAGAACCGGCGCGAAGGTGGCGCGCGCTTCATCCTCGTCCTGCCTCAACCTCCGTCCAAGGCTGCGTCATGA